A section of the Ranitomeya imitator isolate aRanImi1 chromosome 7, aRanImi1.pri, whole genome shotgun sequence genome encodes:
- the ORC4 gene encoding origin recognition complex subunit 4, whose amino-acid sequence MSKRKSKEKSLPIGECISQVQAHLRQRLLQQGRPGKRCGVEAQHKHLVELLKRTVIHGESNSALIIGPRGSGKSMLLHDALEEIFAVKEIKENALQVQLNGLLQTNDKIALKEITRQLNLENVVGDRVFGSISENLSFLLEALKTGDRTSSCPLLFILDEFDLFAHHKNQTLLYNLFDIAQSAQAPLAVIGLTCRLDVLELLEKRVKSRFSHRQIHLLNSFSFSDYQEVFEDLLSLAPGFPETQFEEQWNSNLQTLLENKTVEDVLLKQFNASKDIRSLQMLLLLTLCRVNVSHPHLNAADFVEAYRLRSMDSKANILHGLSVLEMCLVIAMKHLQDIYSGEPFNFQMVHNEFQKFVQRKSHSVYNFETPVVLKAFEHLHQLELIKPMEGLSVRTQKEYRLMKLLLDNSQISEALQKYPNCPTDVRQWAMSSLS is encoded by the exons GTACAAGCTCATCTACGGCAGAGACTTCTGCAGCAAGGCCGTCCTGGCAAGAGATGTGGGGTGGAGGCTCAGCACAA GCACTTGGTTGAGCTTCTGAAGAGAACAGTGATTCATGGGGAGAGTAACTCTGCGCTGATCATCGGTCCCAGGGGATCGGGGAAGAGTATG CTCTTACACGACGCTCTAGAAGAAATATTTGCAGTTAAAGAAATAAAGGAAAATGCTCTGCAGGTCCAGTTGAATG gGCTTTTACAGACTAACGACAAGATTGCTTTGAAGGAAATTACCAGACAGTTAAACCTGGAGAACGTAGTTGGAGACAGAGTATTT GGCAGCATTTCAGAAAATCTTTCTTTTTTACTTGAAGCACTAAAAACAG GTGACCGCACAAGCAGCTGCCCGTTGTTATTCATATTGGATGAGTTTGACCTGTTTGCCCATCATAAGAACCAGACGCTGCTGTATAACCTCTTTGACATAGCGCAATCAGCTCAGGCACCTCTGGCGGTCATTGGGCTCACGTGTCGATTG GATGTCCTGGAGCTTCTGGAGAAGAGGGTGAAATCTCGCTTCTCCCACAGACAGATTCATCTACTGAACTCCTTCAGTTTCTCAGACTACCAGGAAGTTTTTGAAGATCTTCTCTCTCTGGCTCCCGGATTTCCAGAAACGCAATTTGAAGAGCAATGGAATTCAAATCTTCAG ACTCTTCTGGAAAACAAGACAGTGGAAGATGTTCTTCTGAAGCAGTTTAACGCGTCTAAGGATATCCGATCCCTGCAGATGCTACTG CTATTGACCCTGTGTCGTGTTAATGTGTCTCATCCTCACCTGAACGCTGCCGACTTTGTGGAAGCTTATAGACTCCGCAGCATGGACTCCAAAGCCAACATCCTGCACG GCCTCTCTGTTCTGGAAATGTGTCTGGTGATCGCCATGAAACACCTGCAAGATATTTATAGTGGGGAGCCCTTCAATTTCCAGATGGTTCACAATG aaTTTCAGAAGTTTGTTCAAAGAAAATCTCATTCTGTCTACAATTTTGAAACCCCCGTCGTCCTGAAG gcttttgagcatctccatCAGTTGGAGCTGATTAAACCAATGGAAGGTCTGTCCGTCCGCACGCAGAAGGAATACAGACTGATGAAGTTACTTCTAGATAACAGCCAAATATCAGAAGCCCTTCAGAAATACCCCAATTGCCCCACAGACGTAAGGCAGTGGGCAATGTCCTCTTTGAGTTAA